One window of the Primulina eburnea isolate SZY01 chromosome 18, ASM2296580v1, whole genome shotgun sequence genome contains the following:
- the LOC140820108 gene encoding strychnine-11-hydroxylase-like: MFLQLAVLSFSIFFLFNLFKRKRTGLLSPGPKGLPIIGNLHQFDPDRPHLCLYDLAKQYGPLMSMKFGCRAAIVVSSARVAKLALKNNDMALSGRPQFICLRKLTYNCSDITVSSYNETWREMRKIGLFHLFSVKQTISFRPVREDEVSCMIKDMIKKSNSNELINLSRAAFLLTNGVICRAGFGKKYDDEEKRRFNEVFKETQAMLAGFFVGDYFPSLGWIDKLSGMNSRLEKVFKDLDMFCQELVDDQLDPKKPKSVNDNILALLIRLKQDEAASVNLGWDNIKGVLIDIFVAGTETSAALIVWAMTALMKTPHAMKKAQEEVRNLVGNKGAVGEDDVPNLAYLKAIIKETLRLFPPSPLSVPRETIETCTIDGYEIPPKTVVYVNLHAIGLDPEYWENPAEFNPDRFLDSTIDYRGQDFGLLPFGSGRRGCPGINLGIAIVELAVANLLYSFDWELPHGMKKEDIDMETTPGLSLWKKNDLCLFGKCHV, from the exons ATGTTTCTTCAACTGGCTGTGCTTTCTTTCTcgatatttttcctttttaatcTCTTCAAACGCAAGAGAACTGGCCTACTCTCACCAGGTCCGAAAGGACTTCCGATCATCGGAAACCTGCATCAATTCGATCCCGACCGTCCACACTTGTGCCTCTACGATCTTGCAAAACAGTATGGCCCCCTCATGTCGATGAAATTCGGCTGTCGAGCCGCCATCGTGGTTTCTTCCGCAAGAGTAGCCAAACTAGCCCTGAAAAACAATGACATGGCTCTCTCGGGGAGGCCACAGTTTATTTGCTTGAGAAAACTAACTTACAATTGCTCAGATATTACCGTGTCTTCATACAATGAAACTTGGAGGGAAATGAGAAAAATAGGCCTCTTTCATCTATTTAGTGTTAAGCAGACGATCTCATTTCGACCCGTTCGGGAAGATGAAGTTTCTTGCATGATTAAAGATATGATCAAGAAGTCCAATTCCAATGAGTTGATAAACTTGAGCCGGGCCGCGTTCTTGCTGACCAACGGCGTTATATGTAGAGCCGGATTCGGGAAGAAGTACGATGATGAAGAAAAAAGAAGGTTCAACGAGGTTTTCAAAGAAACTCAAGCGATGCTGGCGGGGTTCTTCGTGGGCGATTATTTTCCTTCATTGGGTTGGATTGATAAATTAAGTGGAATGAATTCTAGACTAGAGAAGGTGTTTAAGGATTTGGATATGTTCTGCCAAGAACTTGTAGATGATCAGCTTGATCCAAAGAAGCCCAAATCAGTGAATGATAACATTCTTGCTCTGTTGATCAGGTTGAAACAAGACGAAGCCGCTTCGGTCAATCTCGGATGGGACAACATCAAGGGAGTCCTCATC GATATATTCGTAGCTGGAACAGAAACAAGTGCAGCACTGATTGTTTGGGCAATGACGGCTCTGATGAAGACGCCCCACGCGATGAAGAAAGCACAGGAAGAAGTCCGAAACTTAGTAGGAAACAAAGGTGCTGTGGGTGAAGATGATGTCCCAAATCTTGCTTATTTAAAAGCAATCATCAAAGAAACATTAAGATTGTTTCCACCCAGTCCGCTCTCAGTGCCAAGGGAAACCATAGAAACATGCACCATAGATGGATACGAAATCCCTCCAAAAACAGTAGTTTATGTGAATCTTCACGCAATCGGCTTAGACCCTGAGTACTGGGAAAATCCCGCGGAGTTCAACCCGGATCGATTCTTGGACAGCACTATAGATTACAGAGGGCAGGATTTCGGGTTGCTCCCATTTGGATCAGGTCGAAGAGGATGCCCTGGAATCAATCTGGGAATCGCAATCGTGGAGCTCGCAGTTGCCAATCTTCTCTACTCCTTTGACTGGGAGTTGCCCCatggaatgaagaaagaagaCATCGACATGGAGACAACGCCTGGACTCAGTCTTTGGAAGAAAAATGATCTCTGCCTTTTTGGCAAATGCCATGTTTAA
- the LOC140819835 gene encoding strychnine-11-hydroxylase-like, with translation MFLLLAVLSFSIFFLFNLFKHKRTGLLPPGPKGLPIIGNLHQFDPARPHLCLYDFAKKYGPLMSMKFGCRAAIVVSSARVAKLALKNNDMALSGRPQFICLSKLTYNGSDITVSSYNETWREMRKISLLHLFSVKQVISFRPVREDEVSCMIQDMINKSNSNELINLSRAAFLLTNGVICRAGFGKKYDDIEKRRFNEVFKETQAMLGGFFVGDYFPSFGWIDKLSGMNSRLEKVFKDLDMFCQELVDDQLDPKKPKSLNDNILALLIRLKQDEAASVNLGWDNIKGVLIDIFVAGTETSAALIVWAMAALMKTPHAMKKAQEEVRNLVGNKGAVDEDDVPNLAYLKAIIKETLRMFPPNPLSVPRETIERCTIDGYEIPPKTVVYVNLHAIGLDPEYWENPAEFNPDRFLDSTIDYRGQDFGLLPFGSGRRGCPGINLGIAIVELALANLLYSFDWELPRGMKEEDIDMEASPGLSPSKKNDLCLFGKCHVYQQLVGW, from the exons ATGTTTCTTCTTCTGGCTGTGCTTTctttctctatatttttccttttcaatCTCTTCAAACACAAGAGAACTGGCCTACTCCCACCAGGTCCGAAAGGACTTCCGATCATCGGAAACCTTCATCAATTCGATCCCGCCCGTCCACACTTGTGCCTCTATGATTTTGCAAAAAAGTATGGCCCTCTTATGTCGATGAAATTCGGCTGTCGAGCCGCCATCGTGGTTTCTTCCGCAAGAGTAGCCAAACTAGCCCTGAAAAACAATGACATGGCTCTCTCGGGGAGGCCACAGTTTATTTGCTTGAGTAAACTAACTTACAATGGCTCAGATATTACCGTGTCTTCCTACAATGAAACTTGGAgggaaatgagaaaaataagCCTCCTCCATCTATTTAGTGTTAAGCAGGTGATCTCATTTCGACCCGTTCGGGAAGATGAAGTTTCCTGCATGATTCAAGATATGATCAACAAGTCCAATTCCAATGAGTTGATAAACTTGAGCCGGGCTGCGTTCTTGCTGACCAACGGCGTTATATGTAGAGCCGGATTCGGTAAGAAGTACGACGATATAGAAAAAAGAAGGTTCAATGAGGTTTTCAAAGAAACTCAAGCGATGCTCGGAGGGTTCTTCGTGGGCGATTATTTTCCTTCATTCGGTTGGATTGATAAATTAAGTGGAATGAATTCTAGACTAGAGAAGGTTTTTAAGGATTTGGATATGTTCTGCCAAGAACTTGTAGATGATCAGCTTGATCCAAAGAAGCCCAAATCACTGAATGATAACATTCTTGCTCTGTTGATCAGGTTGAAACAAGACGAAGCCGCTTCGGTCAATCTCGGATGGGACAACATCAAGGGAGTCCTCATC GATATATTCGTAGCTGGAACAGAAACAAGTGCAGCACTGATTGTTTGGGCAATGGCGGCTCTGATGAAGACACCCCACGCGATGAAGAAAGCACAGGAAGAAGTCCGAAACTTAGTGGGAAACAAAGGCGCCGTGGATGAAGATGATGTCCCAAATCTTGCTTATTTAAAAGCAATCATCAAAGAAACATTAAGAATGTTTCCTCCCAATCCGCTCTCAGTGCCAAGGGAAACCATAGAAAGATGCACCATAGATGGATACGAAATCCCTCCAAAAACAGTAGTTTATGTGAATCTTCACGCAATCGGGTTAGACCCTGAGTACTGGGAAAATCCCGCGGAGTTCAACCCGGATCGATTCTTGGACAGCACTATAGATTACAGAGGGCAGGATTTCGGGTTGCTCCCATTTGGATCAGGTCGAAGAGGATGCCCTGGAATCAATCTGGGAATCGCAATCGTGGAGCTCGCACTTGCCAATCTTCTCTACTCCTTTGACTGGGAGTTGCCCCGTGGAATGAAGGAAGAAGATATCGACATGGAGGCATCGCCTGGACTTAGTCCAAGCAAGAAAAATGATCTCTGCCTTTTTGGCAAATGCCATGTTT ATCAGCAGCTCGTGGGTTGGTAA